From the Planktothricoides raciborskii GIHE-MW2 genome, the window TCTAGCTATGTTACTGACTACGCAATCAAAAAAAATACCTAGACAGTATCGGCTGTATAAGACAACATCAAAGACTCTCAACCGCTCAACATTAAAGCATAAAAAACATAACAATATTTTTAATTTGTTATATTTACTACCTCCAGTATGAACGATTATTTTCAGCTTTGTCAACGTCAAAAAAGTTCAATTTTGATGAATTTTGTTATATTTTTTCTGAGACTTTGTGCAAAAATGTAGAAAAATGTGCAAAAATGTGATTAATGACACACAATACTCTCCCATCTTCTAACCCATATGAATCTTAAAGAAATGTTAAAAATTGCTGATGAAATAGTCTTCAAGAAAACCGGCGAACACCTCAACGACTTACAGGAAGGGGTACTGCGAGGAACTCTACAGCGGGAGACATATAAGGAAATCGCTCAAAATTTTTACTGTTCGGAAAGTAATGTGAGAAAAGTGGCCATGGAATTATGGGAAATACTTTCAGCAGAGTTGAGTGAAAAAGTCAGTAAATCTAATTTACGCTCAGCAATGGAGAGGTGGCAAGTCTCGCTCGTTTCACACTATGCACAAGACTCTGTACGAAACTGTGTGCAAATAAGTTGTGTTAATGTTTGTGGAGAAAGTAGACAGCCACCAGATATTCCAAATTCAAATCCACCGAATCAAGAAACAACTAACTCAAAAGAAAATAAAATATCCCATCAATATTTAAGTGAAATGCCGGATTTTGGTGCTTTTTACAGTCGAGATACCGAACTGGAAAACCTCAAAACCTGGATTTTACAACAACGCTGTCGCCTCATCGCAGTCACCGGCATGAGTGGCATTGGCAAAACTGCATTAGCAGCGCAACTTGTACAACAAATTAAAGATGAATTTGAGTATGTAATTTGGTGCAGTCTAGACGAATATTACACTCTAGATGCCTTTGAATATAAACTAATTCAGTTTTTCTCCCAGTCAGAAAAACTTGATGCACAGCCAAGTCAAACGAAGCCCTTAATTAAATATCTACAAAAGCATCGCTGCTTAGTGATATTAGATGACATTCAAAACCTTTTCATTAGAGGTGAATTGGCAGGAAAGTATAAACCAGGATACGAAGAATATCGGGGATTTTTCAAACAAATCGAAACATTTTCCCATCAAAGCTGCTTTTTGTTAATCGGTTGGGAACAACCGAGAGAATTGACTCAGGTTAAGCCCCAAAATAATCTGATTAACAGTTTACAACTGACGGGTTTAGATATCGAAGTTGGACGAGAAATCCTGAGAGAGTACGGGTTAGCTGAAGTTGAACAAGCCTCAGCACTGATGCAACGCTACGAAAGGAATCCATTATGGGTAAAAACTGTAGCGATTTTCATTCAAGATTTGGGAGTATTCGTCACTGATTTGTTAGTAAATGAGCCGCTGTTATTGCCGGAAGATTTGAAAGATATTTTAGGGCAGATTTATGATCGCTTATCCAACATCGAAAAACAAATTCTTTCTTTATTGACGAAAGAAAACGAACCTGTTTCTTTAGCCAAATTACTAGAAAATAACATAATCGCCTCGGCAGATTTGCTAAATGGACTGCAATCTTTATCACGACGCTGCTTGTTAGAACAACAGGATAATTGTTACTCCCTAACGTCTGTATTGAAACAGTATATCAAAGGTTTATCACTAACATAGCGACTCCTTTTCAACTCATACGAACTATATCAATTGATGTCAATATCCGATTAACATTACCTTGTGAGTCCGAAACGGAAGAATAAAGTCAAGCCTAAAGTTATCACTACGAACCTAGGTCAAAATATTGTTGAATAAAATCTTGGGCTGCCATGATTTTAATGCCCTGATATTCTGCTAAAACGCGTAAATCCATATCGCCTGTAATAATCGCATCCGCTTGAGAGGCGATCGCAGTTGCCAAGACCATAGTATCATCTGGATCTCTGAGTTCAGGCACATTTAATTCATCAATTGGATATAAAATAACAGATGAGCGAATCAGAGCAATTACAGTAGATCCCGTTAAACCTAAAGCTTTTAGCTTGGGTTGCAGTTTGGTTTTATTGAATGTGCCTTCTAATTCATCCAATAATTCTTGAGACATGGCAATTGTGATTCTTCCTTGTTCTGCCAATTGGACAATTTCATCAGGAACTCCGCCCCAAATCACCGCAGATACCCAAATATTTGTATCTAAAACTACTTTCATTTCTTTGCTCTTTCGTGACGAACTTCCTTGACGATCGC encodes:
- a CDS encoding NB-ARC domain-containing protein, which encodes MNLKEMLKIADEIVFKKTGEHLNDLQEGVLRGTLQRETYKEIAQNFYCSESNVRKVAMELWEILSAELSEKVSKSNLRSAMERWQVSLVSHYAQDSVRNCVQISCVNVCGESRQPPDIPNSNPPNQETTNSKENKISHQYLSEMPDFGAFYSRDTELENLKTWILQQRCRLIAVTGMSGIGKTALAAQLVQQIKDEFEYVIWCSLDEYYTLDAFEYKLIQFFSQSEKLDAQPSQTKPLIKYLQKHRCLVILDDIQNLFIRGELAGKYKPGYEEYRGFFKQIETFSHQSCFLLIGWEQPRELTQVKPQNNLINSLQLTGLDIEVGREILREYGLAEVEQASALMQRYERNPLWVKTVAIFIQDLGVFVTDLLVNEPLLLPEDLKDILGQIYDRLSNIEKQILSLLTKENEPVSLAKLLENNIIASADLLNGLQSLSRRCLLEQQDNCYSLTSVLKQYIKGLSLT
- a CDS encoding putative toxin-antitoxin system toxin component, PIN family; the protein is MKVVLDTNIWVSAVIWGGVPDEIVQLAEQGRITIAMSQELLDELEGTFNKTKLQPKLKALGLTGSTVIALIRSSVILYPIDELNVPELRDPDDTMVLATAIASQADAIITGDMDLRVLAEYQGIKIMAAQDFIQQYFDLGS